A stretch of the Musa acuminata AAA Group cultivar baxijiao chromosome BXJ2-7, Cavendish_Baxijiao_AAA, whole genome shotgun sequence genome encodes the following:
- the LOC135616422 gene encoding dirigent protein 1-like, whose amino-acid sequence MALSAQATFPVFLLLLLSAAIAFVDGSSVDPSGEKFTHVHFYFHETRSGPNTTVANYKNLTSTPSFAYIGVFDNYLREGTDPSSTLLGRAQGVGVFAMPDGRSGLLTATEFVFTAGKYNGSTLTMMGMYAAAGEVDRSIIGGSGRFRMARGYSLSKVISIDDLRLVAKFDLYVKHY is encoded by the coding sequence ATGGCTCTCTCAGCTCAGGCCACCTTCCCCGTCTTCCTGCTATTGCTCCTCTCAGCAGCCATCGCCTTCGTGGACGGCTCCTCCGTGGATCCCTCCGGCGAGAAGTTCACCCACGTGCACTTCTACTTCCACGAGACGAGGAGCGGCCCCAACACGACGGTGGCCAACTACAAGAATTTGACGTCCACGCCCTCCTTCGCCTACATCGGCGTGTTCGACAACTACCTGAGGGAGGGGACCGACCCGAGCTCGACGCTGCTGGGCAGGGCGCAGGGGGTGGGCGTCTTCGCGATGCCCGACGGCCGGAGCGGCCTGCTCACCGCCACCGAATTCGTGTTCACGGCCGGGAAGTACAACGGGAGCACGCTCACCATGATGGGCATGTACGCGGCCGCCGGCGAGGTGGATCGCTCCATCATCGGAGGCAGCGGCCGGTTCCGGATGGCGAGGGGATACTCCCTCAGCAAGGTCATCAGCATCGATGACTTGCGGTTGGTGGCCAAGTTTGACCTTTACGTCAAGCATTATTGA